The Novosphingobium sp. Gsoil 351 genome contains the following window.
TCGGGCGCGAGCCGATATTCGACCGAGACCACCGGAATTTGCAGGGCGGCCGCCATCGCCGAGGGGCCGAACTGCATATCCTTGGCGGTGCCCAGGACCATGCCCCCACCGTGGATGTGAAAGAGCGCCGCGCGTTTCTGCGTGCCGGGGTTCGGATCGAAGCAGTAGAGCTCGATCTCGCTGCCATCGGCGCGACGCGCCCCGCGAATCGTCGCCGCGAGCGGCGGCGCGCCGAGATCGACGAACCTTCCCGCCGACTCCGCGCGTGCCTGATCGAGCGTCGCGCGGTCGAATTCGCGGAACGGCAGGGCCTCGACGATGGGCCAGACTTCGGGATCGACCAGGTGGCGGGTATCCATCGAATTTTCTCTCCCGGTTGCTCATTTACTGCTGCTCCAGCGGGCCATTGTCCAGCCGCCGGGGTGCGACTACGGCGCAGACGATGGATCAGGACCGCATTCTACCGCTCGAAGGCATCCGCAACTTCCGCGACTATGGCGGTTACGCCGCCGCCGACGGCGCAAGCGTCAGTCGAGGGGTGCTGTGGCGCTCGGGACACCACCATCAGGCAACGCCCGCCGACCTGGCGAAGGTCGCCGCACTCGGCCTCGACGCGGTGATCGATTTGCGCGGCGACAGCGAGCGCAGCGCCTTCCCGTGTTTGCGCCACCCCGAATTCACCACCGAGGTGCTGTTCGCGCCGGGCGAGACCGCCGGGCTGGCGGGCGCGGCGGCGCACGAGGCGGCGGGAGAGGGCGTCCGCACGGGCGGCGAATCGCGCGCGGCGATGGTCAACCTCAACCGGGGGATGCCGTGGCGACCGGTACTGGTCGCCTCGATGAGGCTCTATTTCGCCGCGTTGGCCGAGGGACGGAAGCCGATCCTGCTCCACTGCGTCGCGGGCAAGGACCGCACCGGCCTTGCCGCATGGCTCACCCATCACGCGCTGGGCGTGCATCCCGACGACGCGATGGCCGACTACCTGCTGACCAACGTCGCCACCAATCTGAGCGAGCGGATGGCGCTGGGGGCGGAGACGGTGCGCGCGCGCTATGGCCCGCGGATGGACGACGAAGCGGTCCTGGCGCTGATGTCGGTCGCGCCCGAATACATCTCCGCCGGGCTCGATGCGATCCGCGAGCGGCACGGTACATATGACGGCTACCTCGAGGAAGTGCTCGGCGTGGGTCCGGCGCAGGTCGCGGCGATCCAGGCAGATCTGTTGGTTTAGCCGACCCCGTCTGG
Protein-coding sequences here:
- a CDS encoding tyrosine-protein phosphatase is translated as MDQDRILPLEGIRNFRDYGGYAAADGASVSRGVLWRSGHHHQATPADLAKVAALGLDAVIDLRGDSERSAFPCLRHPEFTTEVLFAPGETAGLAGAAAHEAAGEGVRTGGESRAAMVNLNRGMPWRPVLVASMRLYFAALAEGRKPILLHCVAGKDRTGLAAWLTHHALGVHPDDAMADYLLTNVATNLSERMALGAETVRARYGPRMDDEAVLALMSVAPEYISAGLDAIRERHGTYDGYLEEVLGVGPAQVAAIQADLLV